In bacterium, a single window of DNA contains:
- a CDS encoding response regulator: protein MMAKKRILVIDDDPVILRVINLKLSRGGFEVRTANNGTEGLQKAFEETPDLVITDIMMPKINGLVVYQELKKNPKTEKVPVIFLTALGEENEELKELGPFTVITKPFSPKQMLNTVNSMLSLPLL from the coding sequence ATGATGGCAAAAAAAAGAATTTTAGTAATTGATGATGACCCTGTTATTCTTCGAGTTATCAACTTGAAATTAAGCCGGGGCGGTTTTGAGGTCAGGACGGCAAATAATGGAACAGAAGGACTACAGAAGGCATTTGAGGAAACACCAGATTTAGTTATTACGGATATTATGATGCCTAAGATAAATGGTTTGGTCGTATATCAGGAATTAAAGAAAAATCCAAAAACAGAAAAAGTGCCAGTAATCTTTCTAACCGCATTAGGTGAAGAAAACGAGGAATTAAAAGAACTTGGTCCATTCACTGTAATTACTAAACCCTTTAGCCCAAAACAAATGTTAAATACCGTTAATTCAATGTTGAGTTTACCTTTGCTTTAA
- a CDS encoding RluA family pseudouridine synthase encodes MELSVIKDEENQRLDVYLTKKSGLSRVRIQDLIKSNQVTLNDKIGVKPHYKIKPGDKIIINLPQPEDFNIPAENIPLEILYEDDDIIVINKPAGIIVHPTHKIKSGTLINTLLFHTKGRLSSIGAPFRPGIVHRLDKDTSGIIVIAKSDKAYWSLARQFSAHTINRSYFALVYGIVKQDEDEINLPIGREWDGGVGMKVKGRLAKNAITYFKVKERFSAGYTLLEVKLGTGRTHQIRVHLSYLGYQVVGDKRYGKRREVSLKRQALHSFLLGFYHPITNIYLEFSSRLPEDISEFIKELKQR; translated from the coding sequence ATGGAATTAAGTGTAATTAAAGATGAGGAGAATCAGAGATTAGATGTTTATTTGACTAAAAAATCAGGTTTATCCCGGGTAAGAATCCAGGATTTGATTAAATCTAACCAGGTAACTTTAAATGATAAAATCGGCGTAAAACCACATTATAAAATAAAACCAGGAGACAAAATAATAATTAATTTACCTCAACCTGAAGATTTCAATATCCCGGCAGAAAATATTCCTTTAGAGATTTTATATGAGGATGATGACATTATCGTCATCAACAAACCTGCCGGCATTATAGTTCATCCTACCCATAAAATAAAATCCGGCACATTAATCAATACCTTACTATTTCATACTAAAGGTAGACTTTCTTCAATTGGTGCTCCTTTTCGGCCAGGGATAGTTCACCGTCTGGATAAAGACACATCGGGAATAATAGTTATTGCCAAAAGTGATAAAGCCTATTGGTCATTAGCCCGACAATTCAGCGCTCATACGATTAATCGGTCTTATTTCGCCCTTGTGTATGGAATTGTAAAGCAGGATGAAGACGAGATAAATCTTCCCATTGGAAGGGAATGGGATGGTGGTGTGGGAATGAAGGTAAAAGGGAGATTAGCCAAAAATGCCATTACTTATTTTAAGGTAAAAGAGCGATTTTCTGCAGGTTATACACTTTTAGAGGTGAAATTAGGCACAGGTAGAACACATCAAATTCGAGTTCACTTGAGTTACCTTGGATATCAGGTTGTCGGGGATAAAAGATATGGCAAGAGAAGAGAAGTCTCACTCAAAAGGCAAGCACTCCATTCTTTTCTACTTGGATTTTACCACCCAATTACCAATATATATTTAGAGTTCTCCTCTCGCCTTCCAGAAGACATAAGTGAATTTATCAAGGAATTAAAGCAAAGGTAA